The Sulfurihydrogenibium azorense Az-Fu1 genome contains the following window.
TATGCCAAAGGAAGACCTTTCACAATAGTTAAAAGAGCTACCAAATTACCGTAAACTCTTCCTGTTTTACCACGGATAAGCTCTAAAACATCAGGGTTTTTCTTTTGAGGCATTATTGAAGAACCTGTCGTTAGTTTATCTGGAAGTTCTGCAAAAGAAAACTCTGAAGAAGAGTATATTATCATATCTTCACAGAATCTTGACATGTTAGCCATACATATAGATGCGTTAGATAAAAACTCTATGGCAAAATCTCTACTACTTGTTGCATCTATCGAGTTTCTCATTATTTGAGAAAATCCAAGCTCTTTTGCAACAAACTCTCTGTCTATAGGAAAGTCTACGCCCGCTACAGCTCCACTACCAAGAGGGAGCATATCTATCCTTTTTAGATTATCTTCAAATCTTTCTTTGTCTCTCTGGAACATTTCTAAGTAAGCTAAAAAGTAGTGGGCGACCCTTATAGGCTGGGCTCTTTGTAGGTGAGTATAGGCTGGCATTACTATATCTACATACTGCTGTGCTTTTTCTAACAGAGCCTTTTGAAGTTCTGTAAGAAGGTTAATAATATCACTTACCTGCTGTTTTAGGTAAAGTCTAAACGCTGTAACTACTTGATCATTTCTTGACCTACCTGTATGAAGTTTTCCCCCTACATCTCCAATTTTTTCAATAAGTGCTTTTTCTATGTTCATATGAACATCTTCAAGCTCTTTCTTCCATGTAAACTTATTCTCTTTAATCTCTTTTTCTATTTGAGTTAAACCTTCAACTATTTTTTCTGCGTCTTGTTTTGGTATTATTCCTTGTCTTCCAAGCATTTTTGCGTGGGCTATACTACCTTTTATGTCGTAAAGTGCAAGCTCTTTGTCAAAAGAAACACTTTCTGTAAACTCTTCAACAAAAGCATCAGTACTTTCTGAAAATCTTCCACCCCAGAGTTTTTTCTCAGCCATTATTGAAACTCCTTTCTTTATCAGTTAAGTAAAGTCTTATAAGATTTAAAGCAAACTGGGATATATACAATCTAACGTCGTTTCTACTGCCCTTGTAAATCTCTTTATAGACCTTTGTTTCTTTTCCATCAGTAAAGCCTATGTAGTGAAGTCCTAGTGGTTTGTCTGGTGTTTCTCCTGTGGGACCGGCTATTCCCGTATCACTTACAGCAATATCACTACCAAAAATACCTCTTACATTTTCAACCATTTGTTTTGCAACTGTTTCACTTACAGCTCCGTATTTTTCTATATCTTCCTTTTTAACTTTTAAGATGTTTATCTTTGCTTCGTTTGAGTAAGAGACTAATCCTCCTAAAACGTACTGAGAGCTTCCAGGAACATTTACAAGCCTTGATACTATAAGACCACCTGTTGAAGACTCAGCAGTTGCAACTGTAAGCCCTTTTTCTTTAAGTAGTTTTCCTACTACTTCTTCCATTTCAGTGTTGTCTTCTGCATATATCATACTTCCAAGTCTTTCTTTTACTTTCTGTTTTACTTGTAAAAATTCTTTTTCATTATCTTCCCACAAAAATATGTCTACACCTTTAGGAGAAAAGTTGTAAGATATATTTTTAACATCTTCAAGTAAATAATTTAAATCCAGCTCTTTTATTCCAAAGACTCTATATAGTTGGGTAAATTTCTTTTTCTCTTTTAATCCTAACTTGTCTAACGCATTGTAAAACATAGGTTCCATTTCTGAAGGAACACCGGGAAGTGCAACTATAGCCTTTTTTACGTCGTCTAAAACTTTTATAAATCCGCAGGCTCTACCAACAGGATTTTCAAGTATAGCTGCCCCATAAGGAATTTTAGCCATACTTTTTCTCTCTTGAGTAATCTCTACACCAGCTTTTTTATACTCTGTTTTTAGCTTTGATAACCACTCTTCGTGGTATATAAGTGCAACACCTATGGCGTTCGCTACAGCTTGCCTTGTAATATCATCAGAAGTTGGTCCAAGTCCTCCTGATATAAATACCAAATCTGACCTGTCTAATGCATACTTTATGTAATTAGTAAGACTGTATAGGTCATCAGGGGAAATAATAATACCTATTACGTCAACTCCTCTTTCAAAAAGATTTTTAGCTATAAAAAGACCGTTTTTATCCTGTTTTCTTCCTTGAACAAACTCTGACCCTGTTATTATTACTATTGCTTTCATCTTTTCACTCTGTATACTTTGTTATTTTTATAACTACGTTTTGAGTTCCTGTTTTTACGACGATTGGATCACTTTCACAGCTCTTTGAACTTTCCATAGGATTCCCCGATTGGGATATTTTAGCGTATAAGATAACTTCATCTTTAAACTCTTTAAACATATCCTCAAATAAAACATCTGCAGGGGTAATCTTAAAGTTGTAAGGAAAGTCAGGATTTTTAACTTTCTTTACTGCCAAGGGTTGAGGAGATATACCTTTTCTAACGATGATAAACATATCTCCTTTACATTTATCTTTTAGATTTTCATCAATCAGTATCTTACCTGTAATTTTATTTTGGTCTATAAAGTGTGCCTCTGGTGGCAAAGATTGACAGCTGAAAAGTAGAAAAGATAAAAACATTACAGCCAAATATCTCATAAAAACCCTCTACTACGTTTTGTTAAACCCATTATACCACAACTGTGTTATGCTAAAATAAAACGGTAAAATAGTTTTTAGAGGTGCAGATGAGTATCAATATCACTGATGTTATATTTATGATACCGGCATTACTTATGGCTGTGATATTCCATGAGGTAGCCCACGGACTTGTTGCATATAAACTTGGAGATGATACAGCAAAAAGAGAAGGACGGTTGACATTAAACCCTATTCCTCATATAGATCCTCTAGGTTCTTTACTTATCCCGGGAATACTTATACTCCTTAACTCTCCTATACTTTTTGGTTATGCAAAACCTGTTCCTATAAACCCTCTTAACTTTAAGATAGATATGAGAAAAGGAATTATAATCACGTCTTTTGCAGGACCTGGAGCTAACTTCTTATTAGCTTTTTTGTTTGCTGGGCTGTATCATCTTGTAAGAAATGAGACTTTTTTAACTTACTTTGCTTCTATTTTTGGAGTTGGGGCTTTAGAAAGTGTGATTGTTCCTCTGGCTATATTTTTCAAGTATGCTGTATCTATAAACCTTATTTTAGGTATATTTAACCTTCTGCCTATACCTCCTTTAGATGGTGGCAATATCCTCCTTAATCTTCTACCAAGAGAATTACAGGCAAAAGTGGAACCTTACGAACATTTTGGATTTTTCTTGATTATTTTACTTCTTATGACAGGTGTTATTGGGTTTATAATACTACCTATATACAGATTCTTTATGTCTATTTTAATGTAAAAATCATAGATTTTTCTTCGTTTTGGTTATAATATAAATTGAGATTTAATTTTAATTGGAGCTTTGATGAAGACTTTAAAAGATGTAAAACCCGGTCATATAGGTAAGGTAGTAGATATAAAAGGATGTGATGATATAAAACATAAATTGTACGACCTTGGTATTATTCCAGGTGTAAGGGTTGAGGTTATTCAAGATGCACCCTTTGGAGGCCCTATTAAAGTAAAAGTACACGATTACTGTCTTGCTTTAAGAAGAAAAGAAGCTTCTTGTATTCTTGTAGAGGAAGAGAGATGAAAGAGATTACTGTAGCTCTTGTGGGTAATCCAAACGTAGGAAAATCTGCACTTCTTAATGCAATATCAGGTTCTGATATAAAGGTAGGAAACTGGCCTGGTGTTACAGTTGAAAAGTTAGAAGCTACTTTTATATACAACGATTACAAAATCAGATTTATAGACCTTCCAGGTGTATACAGTTTAAGAAACCAAACTGCAGAAGAAAAAATAACTATAGAATTTTTATTAAAAGAAAGGCCAGACGTTATACTCAACGTTGTAGATGCTACAAACCTAAGAAGAAACCTATACCTTACTTTTCAGCTATTAGAGTTGGAAATTCCTATGGTAGTTGCTTTAAATATCTGGGATGAAGCAGTTGAAAAAGGAATAATCATAGATTATGAAAAGATGAGTAAACTGCTGTGCTGTCCTGTAATTCCAACTTCTGCAAAAAATAAAACAGGTATAGACCAACTTTTAGAAAAAATAGTAGAGACTTATGAAAATAAAAAGTTTGTGCAGTGTGAACATTTTGAGTCGCAGATAGAAGAGTATTTAAAGAAAGTAATAAACCTTGTTAAAGAGTATAATCCAGTTCTTTTAGATATCTACCCTAAAAGATACTTAGCAATATCTTTACTTGAAGGGTCTTTTAAAGACTCTATTTCTCCAGATTTAGAAGAAAATATTGAAAAAATTAGAAATGAGATTAAGTCTTTGTACAAAAAAGACGTAAAAACATTTATTGTAGAAGAAAGGTATGGAAACGTTTTAAGTGTGTATCATCAAACAGTTAAAAAACAGCAGGAAGACGTAGTAGATAGTTCTATAACCTTGGATAAAATTTTTCTTCATAAATATGTTGGACTGCCTATCTTCCTTCTTTTAGTCTGGATAGTTTTTGAGATTACTTTTAAAGTATCTTCTCCTTACGTTGAGTGGCTTGATAAAGTTTTAAGTGTTGTATCTGGATGGACTTTGTCTGTTTTAAACAGTGTTAATGCAAACGATGTTTTAAAATCTTTTGTCAGTGAAGGTGTACTTGGTGGTGTTGGGTTTGTTTTAACGTTTATTCCTGTTTTGTTTACTCTTTATGTTATGATAGCAATATTAGAAGGTAGTGGTTATATCGCCAGAGCTGCCTTTTTGATGGACAGATTCTTTAGTAGTATAGGACTTAGTGGAAAGTCTTTTAT
Protein-coding sequences here:
- a CDS encoding FeoA family protein; translation: MKTLKDVKPGHIGKVVDIKGCDDIKHKLYDLGIIPGVRVEVIQDAPFGGPIKVKVHDYCLALRRKEASCILVEEER
- the feoB gene encoding ferrous iron transport protein B, with amino-acid sequence MKEITVALVGNPNVGKSALLNAISGSDIKVGNWPGVTVEKLEATFIYNDYKIRFIDLPGVYSLRNQTAEEKITIEFLLKERPDVILNVVDATNLRRNLYLTFQLLELEIPMVVALNIWDEAVEKGIIIDYEKMSKLLCCPVIPTSAKNKTGIDQLLEKIVETYENKKFVQCEHFESQIEEYLKKVINLVKEYNPVLLDIYPKRYLAISLLEGSFKDSISPDLEENIEKIRNEIKSLYKKDVKTFIVEERYGNVLSVYHQTVKKQQEDVVDSSITLDKIFLHKYVGLPIFLLLVWIVFEITFKVSSPYVEWLDKVLSVVSGWTLSVLNSVNANDVLKSFVSEGVLGGVGFVLTFIPVLFTLYVMIAILEGSGYIARAAFLMDRFFSSIGLSGKSFIPLLLGFGCNVPAVYATKTIENTREKILTTLMIPFMSCGARLTVFAFFVSVFFKNHGGLVIFSLYLIGILTAIIVALLLNKFHFKTQSEFFIMELPPYRLPTLRYILNNAWVRVKSFIVEAGKFIFAMSVLVWFLTNIPYGAKKDKTILAKVSQKVAVIFEPLGFGTWEATASLFSGFVAKEVVLSTMGNIYVGEKIEEETKELSFQEGVKEIVVGFVDANINLVKNFMAVFGFVKVESEEEFNKSLADSIRSAFTPASAYSFLVFLLLYTPCLATVFAIKQELNSYKWMFISIAINFSSAWIVSFIVYKILTFYNF
- a CDS encoding site-2 protease family protein — protein: MSINITDVIFMIPALLMAVIFHEVAHGLVAYKLGDDTAKREGRLTLNPIPHIDPLGSLLIPGILILLNSPILFGYAKPVPINPLNFKIDMRKGIIITSFAGPGANFLLAFLFAGLYHLVRNETFLTYFASIFGVGALESVIVPLAIFFKYAVSINLILGIFNLLPIPPLDGGNILLNLLPRELQAKVEPYEHFGFFLIILLLMTGVIGFIILPIYRFFMSILM
- a CDS encoding CinA family nicotinamide mononucleotide deamidase-related protein; this translates as MKAIVIITGSEFVQGRKQDKNGLFIAKNLFERGVDVIGIIISPDDLYSLTNYIKYALDRSDLVFISGGLGPTSDDITRQAVANAIGVALIYHEEWLSKLKTEYKKAGVEITQERKSMAKIPYGAAILENPVGRACGFIKVLDDVKKAIVALPGVPSEMEPMFYNALDKLGLKEKKKFTQLYRVFGIKELDLNYLLEDVKNISYNFSPKGVDIFLWEDNEKEFLQVKQKVKERLGSMIYAEDNTEMEEVVGKLLKEKGLTVATAESSTGGLIVSRLVNVPGSSQYVLGGLVSYSNEAKINILKVKKEDIEKYGAVSETVAKQMVENVRGIFGSDIAVSDTGIAGPTGETPDKPLGLHYIGFTDGKETKVYKEIYKGSRNDVRLYISQFALNLIRLYLTDKERSFNNG
- a CDS encoding c-type cytochrome biogenesis protein CcmI/CycH; translated protein: MRYLAVMFLSFLLFSCQSLPPEAHFIDQNKITGKILIDENLKDKCKGDMFIIVRKGISPQPLAVKKVKNPDFPYNFKITPADVLFEDMFKEFKDEVILYAKISQSGNPMESSKSCESDPIVVKTGTQNVVIKITKYTE
- the argH gene encoding argininosuccinate lyase; translation: MAEKKLWGGRFSESTDAFVEEFTESVSFDKELALYDIKGSIAHAKMLGRQGIIPKQDAEKIVEGLTQIEKEIKENKFTWKKELEDVHMNIEKALIEKIGDVGGKLHTGRSRNDQVVTAFRLYLKQQVSDIINLLTELQKALLEKAQQYVDIVMPAYTHLQRAQPIRVAHYFLAYLEMFQRDKERFEDNLKRIDMLPLGSGAVAGVDFPIDREFVAKELGFSQIMRNSIDATSSRDFAIEFLSNASICMANMSRFCEDMIIYSSSEFSFAELPDKLTTGSSIMPQKKNPDVLELIRGKTGRVYGNLVALLTIVKGLPLAYNRDLQEDKEPVFDTVKTLKGSIIGITKIVEGLKINKEKVESSAGGFALATDLANYLVEKGIPFRQAHHIVGSIVAYLVNQGRDLESITLQELKNFSSSFEEDVLNLLSPYTVADRRKSFGGTAKEQVLNQIEFWKRRLTES